A single Musa acuminata AAA Group cultivar baxijiao chromosome BXJ2-1, Cavendish_Baxijiao_AAA, whole genome shotgun sequence DNA region contains:
- the LOC135598124 gene encoding uncharacterized protein LOC135598124, which translates to MDRYKKVEKPREQTPINENEIRITSQGRVHSYITYATSLLQEKGSSEIVFKAMGKAINKTITVVELMKRRIVGLHQITATGTTDITDTWEPLEEGLLPVETTRHLSIITITLSKKELDTSAVGYQSPLPADQVKPMQEFENGGDIEVSPTGHGRGRGGRGRGRAPRNGVIEDDGDGGSDNQGRGYGRGGNVRGRGRNYGRRGGYGGQLNNLHETGYNEQTLMPPRGRGRGRGRGQTRGRGLDSRSKEPVQAVNSGA; encoded by the exons ATGGATCGGTACAAGAAGGTGGAGAAACCAAGGGAGCAGACCCCCATTAACGAGAATGAGATTCGTATCACATCTCAGGGGAGGGTGCACAGCTACATTACCTACGCCACTAGTCTGCTTCAG GAGAAAGGTTCAAGTGAGATTGTTTTCAAGGCAATGGGTAAAGCTATTAATAAAACTATAACGGTTGTGGAATTGATGAAG AGGAGGATTGTTGGTCTTCATCAGATTACTGCTACTGGAACTACTGATATAACTGATACATGGGAACCATTGGAGGAAGGACTACTTCC GGTTGAGACTACTAGGCATCTGTCTATAATCACTATAACATTATCAAAGAAGGAGCTGGATACATCTGCAGTTGG ATACCAATCTCCTTTGCCTGCAGATCAGGTGAAGCCAATGCAAGAGTTTGAGAATGGAGGAG ATATAGAAGTTTCACCTACTGGTCATGGTAGAGGTCGTGGTGGTCGTGGCAGGGGAAGGGCTCCTA GAAATGGTGTGATCGAGGATGATGGTGATGGAGGATCAGACAATCAGGGTCGTGGTTATGGTAGAGGTGGCAATGTTCGTGGCAGAGGTCGCAATTATGGGCGTCGAGGTGGCTATGGTGGCCAACTTAATAATTTGCATGAGACAGGCTACAATGAACAAACACTTATGCCTCCCAGAGGCAGAG GTCGTGGTCGTGGTCGGGGCCAAACCAGAGGAAGAGGCCTTGATTCCAGATCAAAAGAACCGGTCCAGGCAGTTAACAGTGGAGCATGA